From Trichoderma atroviride chromosome 1, complete sequence, one genomic window encodes:
- a CDS encoding uncharacterized protein (EggNog:ENOG41), translating to MDSETVEPRIPDVQAAATAFRTIAEQLDACSQYTEFPSPNYNETRLHAIVDESLASVQNNVNANTERILRSIAELRSEFYAAIQAVNTRVSSSRRNDVARSFNSTINRDNSVLAPLYNVETGELITSFPHTIHDISQLPINEVNDFLHQLDIVSTGNLVSRQRQLMLAYGVVL from the exons ATGGACTCCGAGACGGTAGAGCCGCGAATCCCAGACgtacaagctgctgctactgcgtTTCGTACTATTGCCGAGCAACTAGATGCTTGCTCCCAGTATACAGAGTTCCCATCGCCAAATTATAATGAGACGCGCCTTCACGCGATTGTGGATGAAAGCCTGGCATCTGTTCAAA ACAACGTTAATGCCAATACCGAGAGGATTCTTCGAAGCATAGCTGAATTACGCTCTGAATTTTACGCCGCTATCCAAGCTGTCAACACTAGAGTTTCATCATC AAGACGAAATGATGTTGCTCGATCTTTTAACAGTACAATCAATCGCGATAATTCAGTGCTCGCTCCTCTATATAATGTCGAAACTGGCGAATTAATCACAAGCTTCCCTCATACAATTCATGACATCAGCCAACTACCTA TTAATGAAGTAAACGATTTTCTCCATCAGCTGGATATAGTATCGACAGGAAACCTTGTGTCTCGTCAACGCCAATTGATGCTGGCCTATGGGGTCGTACTTTAA
- a CDS encoding uncharacterized protein (TransMembrane:2 (i7-25o37-55i)): protein MAQGYSIFIGLVVIAALSAAAWFMSPKGENQVLWRSSLILAIVSCYLMWLITFLAQLHPLIAPKRSDLREEFLGHTI from the exons ATGGCGCAAGG GTATTCTATTTTCATCGGCCTCGTGGTCATCGCTGCGTTAAGCGCAGCGGCTTGGTTTATGTCCCCCAAAGGCGAGAATCAAGT CTTATGGCGATCATCTCTTATTCTCGCTATCGTCAGCTGCTATCTAATGTGGCTTATCACCTTCCTCGCGCAACTTCACCCGTTGATTGCACCAAAACGAAGCGACCTACGAGAGGAGTTTCTAGGGCATACTATCTAG
- a CDS encoding uncharacterized protein (EggNog:ENOG41), translated as MGSKDILHESPSRSRGQSFQAFKQSSGNTQFALAGLSEYDEDPRLSARQFPHQRLDLEEDEKRKPSPKGGQQRPRLRDDDRKGHLDVILRATEQFLAQGDVAKAAKAFGIILQLRPRTQFIDIRLHNLWSIGAEILMRQREKLENANQHLPEHSSPGQDGHAFPMAESRWRFSSSMSQIKSYFETLIRRYAFDHKLPHKLSALDFWLALLSCELGNIYTEHLGAIARLEKEIRLQNTDHAHPDPLMSASPSTGDPGQPDFESGSFELQYETKGHWAKKQKEAIRQRTLGGLQYINLRAEKLMDQLPYSKNARFLQLKEMASLLSADLASSPIVT; from the coding sequence atgGGTTCCAAAGACATTTTGCACGAGAGCCCGAGCCGTTCTCGTGGACAGTCCTTCCAAGCTTTCAAACAGTCTAGCGGCAATACTCAATTTGCTCTAGCAGGTCTTTCAGAATATGACGAGGACCCGAGACTATCAGCGAGGCAATTTCCACATCAAAGGCTAGActtggaggaagatgagaaaagaaaaccaaGTCCCAAGGGCGGAcagcagaggccaagattACGGGATGACGACCGGAAAGGCCACTTGGATGTAATATTACGTGCGACTGAGCAGTTTCTCGCTCAAGGAGATGTCGCAAAAGCCGCCAAAGCTTTTGGCATTATACTTCAGCTAAGGCCAAGGACGCAATTCATTGATATCCGGCTTCATAATCTGTGGTCCATCGGAGCAGAGATTCTCATGCGGCAGagggagaagctggaaaACGCAAATCAGCATTTACCAGAGCATTCATCCCCTGGTCAAGACGGTCATGCTTTTCCAATGGCCGAATCTCGATGGAGATTTTCTAGCAGCATGAGCCAGATAAAGTCATATTTTGAAACTTTGATTCGCCGGTACGCATTCGACCATAAACTGCCACACAAGCTCTCGGCACTTGACTTTTGGTTGGCCTTACTGAGCTGTGAACTGGGTAACATCTACACAGAGCATTTAGGAGCCATCGCTcgcctggagaaggagatcaGGCTCCAAAATACAGATCATGCGCATCCAGATCCTTTAATGTCGGCTTCACCCAGTACAGGCGATCCTGGACAACCTGATTTTGAAAGCGGTAGTTTTGAGCTACAGTATGAAACAAAAGGGCACTGGgccaagaaacaaaaagaagcaatccGCCAACGCACCCTCGGGGGACTGCAGTATATTAACCTGAGGGCAGAGAAACTTATGGACCAGCTACCGTACTCTAAAAACGCCCGTTTCTTGCAACTGAAAGAGATGGCATCGCTCCTCTCAGCTGACCTTGCATCATCTCCGATTGTAACTTGA
- a CDS encoding uncharacterized protein (EggNog:ENOG41): protein MDFSRFSKNLSDFSAQITPFASRTFQFTKEQLGQAEDRTQLPADYIDLEKKVDALKQAHQRMLAVTSQYTTEAYDYPPNIKETFQDLGRTVSEKVSLLSSATSTAEAQAALVAPASAKPQPKTFNHAISRASLSSSQLLHQHHTGAGEDPLATALEKYALAMERVGDARLAQDSQIQSRFLAGWNTTLNTNLTFAARARKNVENSRLTLDAVKARVKGTTFRLGGQARTDHPDDAELSSDAQEEIEKAEDEFVTQTEEAVGVMKNVLDTPEPLRNLAELVAAQMEYHKKAYEVLSELAPVLETLQTEQEASYRRNRDMA, encoded by the exons ATGGATTTCTCCAGGTTCAGCAAGAATCTCTC AGATTTCAGCGCGCAAATAACTCCATTTGCATCGCGCACTTTCCAGTTTACCAAAGAACAACTGGGACAGGCTGAAGATAGA ACCCAGCTTCCTGCGGATTATATCGACCTCGAGAAGAAAGTGGATGCTCTGAAACAGGCACACCAGAGAATGCTTGCAGTGAC CTCTCAATACACTACTGAAGCGTACGATTATCCTCCCAATATCAAAGAGACTTTCCAGGATCTGGGTCGAACTGTGAGCGAGAAGGTTAGCCTCCTTTCTTCAGCTACATCTACCGCGGAAGCACAGGCAGCTCTCGTGGCCCCGGCCTCTGCGAAGCCGCAGCCAAAAACCTTCAACCATGCCATCTCTCGTGCGAGTTTatccagcagccagcttttgcatcagcatcatACAGGTGCAGGGGAAGATCCTCTAGCGACCGCTCTGGAGAAATATGCGCTTGCTATGGAACGAGTGGGCGATGCTCGCCTTGCTCAGGATTCACAGATTCAAAGTCGTTTCCTCGCCGGATGGAACACGACCCTCAACACAAACCTTACATTTGCAGCACGCGCCAGGAAAAATGTGGAAAATTCGAGATTGACACTCGATGCTGTCAAAGCTCGTGTAAAGGGAACAACCTTCAGGCTTGGTGGCCAAGCTCGGACTGACCATCCGGACGATGCTGAGTTGAGTTCCGATGCTcaggaggagattgagaaagCAGAAGACGAATTTGTGACGCAGACGGAGGAGGCAGTTGGTGTTATGAAGAAT GTTTTGGATACGCCCGAGCCACTCCGCAATCTTGCGGAACTAGTTGCAGCACAAATGGAGTACCATAAGAAGGCATATGAAGTTTTAAGCGAACTCGCGCCAGTTCTGGAGACTCTGCAGACGGAGCAAGAA GCCAGCTACCGAAGAAATCGCGATATGGCTTGA